CAAGGTAGAGAACCAGGCAGATAAGGTAAGTATGTCTGTTTAGAATCATTGGGAGGCTACTATTCGTGAGAAGGCCTTTTTCCTTCTTACAAGTAAGATCCAACTGTGCAACTAGATTGGCCAACCTGAACAATTATAACATGTTTATGAATCGGCAGTGGGATCATCCCCTTCCGGATTAGATTCCTGAAGGACTCTGTCTAGAGTTTCATTTGGAACAGTGATACCAGCTTCTTCAAGATCTGTAACAATGGCAATTGCAGCATCCCGTTCGCAAATATCCATACAGAGAGTAATCACTTCATCATATAGTGGACTgcataaaacaaattgaaaaaaacaaaGAAATTCAATAAACAACAGAGGCATATGCTCGGTTTGAAGATGAATTTACAAAAAGAATACAATTTAATTACCAACCTGCCAAAAATATATCCAAGGCTATGTGCTCTTCGTAAGATTGACACCATAGCCGAAGGAAGTGGAACTCTTATGGCTGCTCGCAATACCATAGCACAATCTCCAATAGTGGGAGTACCACCTACTTCAATGACCTAACCAGAAGCCAAACTAAATAAGAGATTGCCATCACAAACAACTTGGGTAGGGTAAAACCAAAAACTCAAGAGTGTCCATGTAGTCATTAGTGTTCATAATGCAATTGCAACATTAGGTAGATAAGTCAattctataatctgatcaaaaaTTTCATATTCATTCATATTGCTTAATCATGTTGGTATCCTCTAATGGTCAAACTGTTAGATACAAGAATCACATGGCTCTAAACTTTGTTTACAAATTTCAGAAAGGAAAAAGGAAGCAGAGTTCCAAGGTCAGAAAATGGAGAAAATTTTGTTCTATAAGCAGGTAAGTAATATTATAGTGGTCATCATAATTGTCTGACTGTTCATGAAGATAACTGTTTATGTGCAATGTGATCACTTAACATACAATACATGTCAACTGATCTTTTCAAATAGGGTGTTTCCCAAGAGTTGGAATCCTTTGAAGAGCTTATTCTTCTAGAGAATATAGATTTGGCTGAGTTGAAGGCAGCCATTAAGGATTGGAAAGTTTTCTATTGGAGTTCTAAGGAAAATTTGCAATGCGATTGGACCAACTTTTTTGAAATTGTATAAGGAATTTTAGGCTTGTTTGTGGAATCTTGTGATACTTACTCAACCATATTTATCTATCGTTTCTTTATCAAAAGAAGTGCTTCTTtagttttaatttttatgcaacTTCTAGAAGTGTGCATGCAAATATCATACCCAAATTAAATTTTAGGAATGTACGGAAATATCATGCCAAAATAAGACTTTAGACCAGAAATAGTCAAGCCTATAGAGTGAGCAAGTGAATTTTTTTCTCTAAATAGGGTGATTACAAAGAACATTGATGGCGTTCACATCAAAAAAAATTTACCTAATAGATTGTTTTGTTATGTATAGTGGGGTTCACCAAAGAATGTAAAAAGTTTAAGATTGAGTTGacaaattaaaatattttgatGTTTTGTAGATGCAAGCAAAATTATAAACACACATGCCAGTTGCTGGTTGTGATTCCAACAATTGATGCCAAGTGGAGAGGAGTTGGCCAGAAAGAGACGAAAGTGTTAGTGAAGAGCACTCAAGGAGTATCTTAGAAAAGTTATCCTAGATACAATAAACTTTAAAGCAGACACAGAGCAGTACATAATGGATGTGGCATCCTAATAGAAATAATAAAACAAGAATCCAGAAAAGTTCACAACTTAATTAAATAGACTGGAAAAAATGGGAGCTTGCCTTCTCCATTATTTCCATCGCAATCTTCACTTCTTTTTCCTGTGTCCATGTCTCTGGAACTTTAGTTCTATGTTCCTTTTCCCATGTCCATCCCCAAGCATCTTCAATAGTATACATCTCTGAGGCATCGAACCTCATTTGGTACTTAAGATATTTGCATATTTCCTCTATCGTTGCTTTGAGATACCATGGTTCATCTGGATCTTCCTGTTAAGATACAAAACAGCCCATATATTGATAAATAATCTACTTCATGGGAGTCAACCAGTTATGTTAGGTAATAAACAGTATCATATTCAACTAACAAATCTCTTTACATTCTATGTTGCcatatatttaatttgtttggAGATGATTTGCATCTAATTGTGTTTCTAGAAGTGTCTGACATTAATTCAATATGACATCATACATTATCTTAACCTTAATAGTAACACAAGCATATCAGGCtttcattaaaaataataaaatataaaacgaCATATTAGCATTTTTATACTATGTCAACATAGAAACTATAGGTAAATGTATATGAGTTTCACGCAGCTACCCAtatctcttcagtctcttctggAGACTCTGTTTCGGATTCTACTTGTTGGTTTTCTCCATCACTGGCTAGTTTTTGACTAATCAGCTTAAGTGGTTGCTTGCTTAGATCCTCTTCAAAACCAGCTACggcttcttcctcatcttcatctttgTCACCtttatcctcatctccatccttgtcactcACATTCTCATCTACATTGTCTGTTCCAACTTTTGATTCTGTAGCCTCCTTGCCATTATCTTCTGAAAGCACAGGACTTGCAGCTTCTTTTTCAACTTGCTTTCCATCCTCGACAATTTCACCTGTAAAGTACCTAAAACGATTCCTCCAATATTCATTGTCCTCCTTTGCATAGCTTGCCTGTAGTTGGGAAACTAACTCTTGAAGTTCATCATCCACCTGAAAAAAAGATCCTTTCTCAATCCAAATATGTATGAAGCAGATGAACTCTCTAATGTTAAGATTTCATAAACTATACAAGGTTCTCATTCTAATCGGGCACAACTCTTAATTACTATGTGATTGTAAAAATTCCTCACAAACAAGAATACAGGCATCAAATTACAGTCTTGCATGTAGCATATAGATAACATTAGAAGTCAGGCTGGATAGGCTACACAATACACATTTGCAAGAGCTCTCTTCAGGGAACTCTTATGTCTGTCTATTTGCTAAATGTCTCATGGCATAGGTCACAAGAAATACGAACACGTGgatacaaaaataattaaaattctaaATCTAAAATCTAAAAAGTATACATTATCAGTTACCTCATTTTCCTCATTCTTAGCTGGTGGAACCCAAAGAGGTATGCCTTTTGCTCTGTTTATCCTCCTCTTTTTCTGCACTCTCTGATAAAGCTCTTGCCTGTTTCCATCTGTAGGCTCACCTTGACCCTCCAGTTCCTCTTTTAACTCAGATACCAACATTTTGCTGGCAGCTTTAGGCCTTTGTACAATAAGTGGACTATTACCAACTACATCCATCTTTATCTTCTCCGCCAATCTATGAATATCCTTTTTTGTCACATCTGCTCCTAGGGAACCTTCTCCTTCACTCAACAGCTTTGTCAGGAGCCTTTTATTGTATGTTTTTGAATTCTCAATGCAACGCTGTTTATATGATATTTCAACTGGATGTGAGTAGAAAAACCCTTCACAATCAGGATCAAGAGGACGTCCACGAGGTACCCACCTCTTTCTCTCACCTGTTAAACCCCCCTCTTCAATATACCTGCAGAATCATGAAAATTATTATGATGCATATTTATTTGAAGACAAGAAGACTTCATACTAAATATTTGTTGCTTTTTTCTAGAAAACAGAATCAGAAGCGACTCTGAATATGCCCTCAGGATATAAATACAGAATCAAGTGGGTAACAaattacattaattgaaaatgtCTTCTTTAGGTTGAATCAAATAAGATGTGCAAGATGATATTGTGATcaacaagtaatgaacaaatttaaGGTGAGAATTCTATTGCATTGTACCTCTTTTCATGTGAAATTTTAAAAGCAAGCATTTCTTGACATTATTTATATGGACTTTAAAAATGTTCGATAGTGAGTAGATACTGTgctcatgattttttatttttcataagtATTTGGCAATCCTACATCATGGGGAGAGATGGTGACATGCGGAGTAATAGTTAGTAGTGGTGAGGTGCATACAAGGTTGCAATGGTAGCATCCACGTCATGGAAAAATAGTCTGGATGACACTACATTGCAGCAGGATGCAACATAATTGGAATTGTAACATAATCCTGCATCATAGGGAGGGATAGTGACATGTGTAGCAATAGCTAGTACTCGTGAGATGCATAGAATGTTGCAATGGTAACACCCATGTCACGGGAAAACAATCTGGATGACACCACATTGCAGAAGGATGTAACATAATTGGCATTGTACTTACGGGAAGAGGCCCTGAGGTTACACAGCTATGGTTAAGTCTATGAAGTACATTATATGAATCCCAAAAAATGTATGAAAAAGCACATCTAAtgatattaattaaatgaatttgcAAATTCAATGAGTAATTTCATTGTTGAAGGCATAATGCAATATTTACAAAGAagaatatttaaaatttttttattgactaggctataatgtccccttttcctACACCTGTGTGTTTATGCTGTAGGAAGAAACAAATGTCGTTTTTTGGTGATGTCTCTAAGAAAAGATTAAAGCAAGTCTTTTATGCAAGGCATGAGATGGTAGTGCACGCCGTCCAGAGGATATTAGGTGAGGAGTTTTTGAAGGACAAGCATAGATATAAGGTCAACACAAACATCTCTGTGATGTTTGTGGTGAGCGTCATTAATGTTCGGGAAGGCAACGAAATGGTGGGTGCATTGTGCAGGAAATTAGTGAAAAAGTGCTACTTAGGAGAGCTTGAAAATATACTAGAGAACATGGTTGAAATGGGAATGACCCCGTTGCCAAAGGATTACTATGTGGTTTGCCGAAGGGGAAAAGACGTGAAGAATACCCAATTTTGGTCCCCTAGTGGGTGAAGCAAGAGTGGTGCAGAAGTAGACGACAGTGGACAGAAAAGCTCTGTTTCTCAAGAAAATGGTGGATTTAACAAAGGTGGAGCTAGGTGGCTATACAAATATTTGGCTTCTGAATGATTGGTGAGTGATGTTGAGGACTTGGGCTCAGTTGCAGTTGAGGGCAGTGACACGGGTGCTTCTGGTGTGGCTTTCCCTTTTGTGGAGTTGTTGGAGGCTCACAATGCGTGCGGTTTGAATTGCCCGGTGAATGTGGATGCTATGAAGGCTCTTGGCCAGGCCTAGGCTCTGTAGGGTTAAGGTTTTTTGGTTAAATCATTTGGTAATTTCTGTAAATGATGCAATGTATGTACACTGCAGGGGAAGGGTGCCAAATTTGGGACAAGTCCCATATTTTGGGTTGTTTTTTTATCACAATATGGGTATATAGGTCGATAGGGATGCCATTTTGTGTAGACTTGCAGAATATGTTTCAATATAATGGATTGCAGGGGAATATGTATTAATGGACTGATATAGTGGTGATAGATAGCTAGAAATGGTGAAGGCAGGATGATTTGTAGACAGACTTGGGGTAGATAGCTGGTAGATAGTTCGTTAGATGAGGTGGGCGTAGATCATGACAATGGCAAAGACTCAAAGGACTCTGATTTTGATGCAATGTTAGGAGATGCAGATTAGGGGCAGCAGTGTACTTtgtcttttgtatttttatatcgtaattgacaatgaaactatatgtcagtagtgtagcctttgggcattttgtatgtcatttctttgatatcacatgcatattgacaatgaattctggattatgaatgcatattgagtattgacaatgaattttgaaaaCAAATGTTATATGTTCAAACTTCACATTCTAAAttttttcatagtatcatacacatgctatccatgttttcatatgaatataatgcatatatgcatgctttatccatgttttcatatctaGATtaaaaatttccctatatattttgaattttccctATATTTGATATAGCCGTCCACTTTGTCCCCCCCCAACCCCCCtctgtccccaaatttggcaaaaaaaattgtcGTCCCGAGAACTCATCCCGCCATCCCCTGTCATCCCCATCTTGGAAACTCGAGATGATATAGTTGGAAACCCATTGTTCAAAGTCTGCAATCTCCTCTTCCGTAACCCAATAGTGTAATCATCTTCTGAAACCAAACTAGGATACTCGTAAGGCTTAAATTCTATACCATGAGAGGTCTCTTGCCAAAGCATCTTAGTATAGCCTACATCAACAATCCCACTATCCAATAGGAAAAATTATCTACTCAACAAGAAAACATGTTCTTCATCATATCTCATCATGGTGTCCAAGAAAGGATGCTGATTAGCCCTTGCCAAGTGGCTGATGCAAAAGATGACAacaatcataaatctgaaaatttgaTTCATATCTATTCTAGGAATATTTCTACTATCATAAACTGAAAGCACCTCATTAACACTTAATCTTtgagtgttaaaaaaaaaaagtctcAAGCACACTAACTCACAAAATCACTTGCAATCAAAGAAACAGGACTCAAACTCGgagtcagactcggctggacttcggaaagtgaaaaactcaagaaatttagagatttttaaagatttaaaacttgtttcatgcaccctttattgaatacaccttaaagacacaataacatcatcaaactcgactcatttgattacatacacaagtatacatcaatcacataagcataaacacaaattgtagctgaaggaaataacaaacatagatatataaatattgtcaaatgtatacaatattacaaaactcatggaataaaaaatccatgtcatcatatgatcatcatcaaatgttccatacaaataccaaaggtaaatacaactacaagcctatggctcagaggagtgtGCACCCTCTGACTCCGACCCCCtgtgaaggcgtctaaggtaggtcctggatgattcgacagccatagccgctccacgtgacaccatgccatgctcaccaacatcaagaacatctgtgtcactatcactatctgcctctgaatctcctatcTCTTcttgtgctctccgctcctcctctgccatggctacaacctcagcctctatatctacctggtcgatccaatcagtgtcatcatcactaaagacggCCGTAGGATCTGTCTTAGTGGCCCACTCTGCATCAGGATCAatctcatctagaatgataggagagatgtcagctaatgcattctttctcattctcaggcagaggttgtagtgaacaaagacgagatcattcatcttctccacggaTAATCTATTGCggctcttggagtgtatgtgctcaaatatactccaattgcgctcacaaccagatgcgTTGCATGGTTGGCttaagatgcgaatggccaacttctgaatatttggtgtcatTGGGCCAAAAGAGCTCCACCAATTATctaagtttgaaatgagaaaaataaataaaattagtctcactcataaactcatttaacaatatacaataaaactaaaattaagccttacaatttatttttacctagcatcatagttgtcctactttctttggcGATAGGACGAGAGAAGCTCTCCTCTTGTGCATTTGAGAACAAGTGTAGCTCTCGAATAAGCTCTGTCTGAGTAGAACCAGCAagtgccatcttctccatgattgagtatagcccattaaggacctccaaaTCAGCCTTGAAAGTAGAGCT
The nucleotide sequence above comes from Cryptomeria japonica chromosome 11, Sugi_1.0, whole genome shotgun sequence. Encoded proteins:
- the LOC131046250 gene encoding uncharacterized protein LOC131046250 isoform X2 gives rise to the protein MASAFNTIPGFSSLKPISAPCTKKTCYYFHTRKKSYLCGRIARASSEATTINEPDNGVARANAVFKRQKPGFTSNFEAKFRFNLMEELMQCARRGDVKGATDVMNDMISAGLTPGPHSFHGLIVAHVFAADEYGVVQLLRKEVSLGIRPLEETFVAVVRLFGSKGHDLRGQQILASMENFKFDIRRTWLVLVEELFRAGYLQKANDVFLKGAEGGLRGTDRLYDLLIVENCKAMDHANALMIVQNMEAYGRMPTTFHFNCLLSVQATSGFPEIAANTFEKMECGEDFMKPDTETYNWVIEAHLRANSGDRLLVECFTKYCIINEALRHFRGLKCYQGAMKVLHNDGKHGDALSLYLRALCLEGRAVELLEALEAMASDDQSIAPRAMIVDRKGRTLVSSWIEPLQEAAELGFEVDHVARYIEEGGLTGERKRWVPRGRPLDPDCEGFFYSHPVEISYKQRCIENSKTYNKRLLTKLLSEGEGSLGADVTKKDIHRLAEKIKMDVVGNSPLIVQRPKAASKMLVSELKEELEGQGEPTDGNRQELYQRVQKKRRINRAKGIPLWVPPAKNEENEVDDELQELVSQLQASYAKEDNEYWRNRFRYFTGEIVEDGKQVEKEAASPVLSEDNGKEATESKVGTDNVDENVSDKDGDEDKGDKDEDEEEAVAGFEEDLSKQPLKLISQKLASDGENQQVESETESPEETEEIWEDPDEPWYLKATIEEICKYLKYQMRFDASEMYTIEDAWGWTWEKEHRTKVPETWTQEKEVKIAMEIMEKVIEVGGTPTIGDCAMVLRAAIRVPLPSAMVSILRRAHSLGYIFGSPLYDEVITLCMDICERDAAIAIVTDLEEAGITVPNETLDRVLQESNPEGDDPTADS
- the LOC131859778 gene encoding uncharacterized protein LOC131859778, coding for MADYIFDEQDFWILGDEIVKFVKPLVVLLRVADGEKPTMGYIYEGMDRAKEGIKSVYEGDESKYGPIWEIIDSRWHHQLHKHIHAAAYYLNPTFHFSSTFKADLEVLNGLYSIMEKMALAGSTQTELIRELHLFSNAQEESFSRPIAKESRTTMMLDNWWSSFGPMTPNIQKLAIRILSQPCNASGCERNWSIFEHIHSKSRNRLSVEKMNDLVFVHYNLCLRMRKNALADISPIILDEIDPDAEWATKTDPTAVFSDDDTDWIDQVDIEAEVVAMAEEERRAQEEIGDSEADSDSDTDVLDVGEHGMVSRGAAMAVESSRTYLRRLHRGSESEGAHSSEP
- the LOC131046250 gene encoding uncharacterized protein LOC131046250 isoform X1; this translates as MASAFNTIPGFSSLKPISAPCTKKTCYYFHTRKKSYLCGRIARASSEATTINEPDNGVARANAVFKRQKPGFTSNFEAKFRFNLMEELMQCARRGDVKGATDVMNDMISAGLTPGPHSFHGLIVAHVFAADEYGVVQLLRKEVSLGIRPLEETFVAVVRLFGSKGHDLRGQQILASMENFKFDIRRTWLVLVEELFRAGYLQKANDVFLKGAEGGLRGTDRLYDLLIVENCKAMDHANALMIVQNMEAYGRMPTTFHFNCLLSVQATSGFPEIAANTFEKMECGEDFMKPDTETYNWVIEAHLRANSGDRCEEIVNLVGAMVEDHRRVQPNVKTYALLVECFTKYCIINEALRHFRGLKCYQGAMKVLHNDGKHGDALSLYLRALCLEGRAVELLEALEAMASDDQSIAPRAMIVDRKGRTLVSSWIEPLQEAAELGFEVDHVARYIEEGGLTGERKRWVPRGRPLDPDCEGFFYSHPVEISYKQRCIENSKTYNKRLLTKLLSEGEGSLGADVTKKDIHRLAEKIKMDVVGNSPLIVQRPKAASKMLVSELKEELEGQGEPTDGNRQELYQRVQKKRRINRAKGIPLWVPPAKNEENEVDDELQELVSQLQASYAKEDNEYWRNRFRYFTGEIVEDGKQVEKEAASPVLSEDNGKEATESKVGTDNVDENVSDKDGDEDKGDKDEDEEEAVAGFEEDLSKQPLKLISQKLASDGENQQVESETESPEETEEIWEDPDEPWYLKATIEEICKYLKYQMRFDASEMYTIEDAWGWTWEKEHRTKVPETWTQEKEVKIAMEIMEKVIEVGGTPTIGDCAMVLRAAIRVPLPSAMVSILRRAHSLGYIFGSPLYDEVITLCMDICERDAAIAIVTDLEEAGITVPNETLDRVLQESNPEGDDPTADS